A section of the Bacillus sp. HSf4 genome encodes:
- the trpA gene encoding tryptophan synthase subunit alpha — protein sequence MFNLKNQSSDKLFVPFITAGDPLPEVSIELAKSLQEAGASALELGVPYSDPLADGPVIQRASKRALDNDMNIVKAIKLGGEMKKNGVHIPIILFTYYNPVLQLDTDHFFALLRQNQIDGLLVPDLPFEESVYLQQECKKQGITYISLVAPTSENRIQKIAEQAEGFVYCVSSLGVTGVRNEFDDSVSSFIRSVKEKSSVPVAVGFGISSFKQVEMMNELSDGVVVGSALVRKIEELKEDLTDLETREQALKTFEEYAKTFSVSHMVK from the coding sequence ATGTTCAATCTGAAAAATCAGTCGTCAGATAAACTATTCGTTCCGTTTATTACAGCCGGAGATCCGCTGCCGGAGGTTTCGATCGAACTGGCAAAATCCCTTCAGGAAGCGGGCGCATCGGCTCTTGAACTCGGTGTTCCATATTCTGATCCGCTTGCCGACGGACCCGTTATTCAGCGCGCTTCCAAACGCGCGCTTGACAACGATATGAACATTGTAAAAGCGATCAAGCTCGGCGGTGAAATGAAAAAAAACGGCGTCCATATCCCGATTATTCTCTTTACGTATTACAATCCTGTGTTACAATTAGATACAGATCACTTTTTCGCTTTACTGCGACAAAATCAAATTGACGGACTTTTAGTTCCGGATCTGCCTTTTGAAGAAAGCGTATATTTGCAGCAGGAGTGTAAGAAGCAAGGTATCACATATATTTCGCTTGTCGCGCCGACAAGCGAAAACCGCATTCAAAAAATCGCAGAGCAGGCCGAAGGGTTTGTCTATTGCGTGTCTTCGCTCGGTGTCACAGGTGTGCGCAACGAATTTGACGATTCTGTTTCTTCATTTATCAGATCTGTAAAAGAAAAAAGCTCCGTCCCTGTTGCCGTCGGTTTTGGGATTTCCAGCTTTAAACAAGTGGAGATGATGAACGAACTGTCAGACGGTGTTGTTGTAGGAAGCGCTCTTGTCAGAAAAATCGAGGAGCTGAAAGAAGATCTCACAGATCTCGAGACAAGAGAGCAAGCCCTAAAAACGTTTGAGGAATACGCTAAAACATTCAGCGTATCGCACATGGTAAAATGA
- the aroB gene encoding 3-dehydroquinate synthase has product MKSLQIETASLSYPVFIGGGIRKNAAELLSSLNLPMTKLLLITDEEVDKRYGTELFNLLQSRWQVKKVAVPSGEQAKSIDMFMMLQTEAIQFQLDRSSCILALGGGVVGDLAGFVASTFMRGIDYVQFPTTLLSHDSAVGGKVAINHPLGKNLIGAFHQPKAVIYDTECLATLPEKEMRSGMAEVIKHAFIHDESFLQDLLKIDSIEEVTNEQLNEMVYKGISIKAAIVSKDEREAGIRAFLNFGHTLGHAVEAEYGYGEITHGDAVALGMQFALFVSEKVLNAPIDVKGMSNWLQKLGYPGSVKKEISTEALVNRMMNDKKTRGGIIQFVLLDEIGSVHLSSFEAREIERWLNLWRLEGDE; this is encoded by the coding sequence ATGAAATCACTTCAAATCGAAACCGCATCTCTGTCTTACCCGGTTTTTATCGGAGGGGGAATCAGAAAAAACGCGGCTGAGCTTTTGTCATCTTTAAACCTTCCCATGACAAAACTGCTTTTGATTACCGATGAAGAAGTTGACAAACGCTACGGAACAGAGCTGTTCAATCTACTCCAAAGCAGATGGCAAGTGAAAAAGGTAGCCGTCCCCAGCGGCGAGCAGGCCAAATCGATCGATATGTTCATGATGCTGCAAACGGAAGCTATTCAGTTTCAGCTTGACCGTTCATCATGCATTTTGGCGCTGGGCGGAGGTGTCGTCGGTGATCTTGCGGGATTTGTGGCTTCGACTTTTATGAGAGGCATCGATTATGTTCAATTCCCGACGACTCTGCTTTCACATGACAGCGCGGTCGGCGGCAAAGTCGCCATCAACCATCCGCTCGGCAAAAACTTAATCGGCGCTTTCCATCAGCCGAAAGCGGTGATTTACGATACGGAATGCCTGGCAACTCTCCCTGAAAAAGAAATGAGGTCGGGGATGGCCGAAGTCATCAAGCACGCTTTTATTCACGACGAATCGTTCTTGCAAGACCTTCTGAAAATAGACTCGATTGAAGAAGTGACAAATGAACAGCTGAATGAAATGGTTTATAAAGGCATTTCGATAAAAGCGGCGATCGTCTCAAAAGATGAGCGTGAAGCCGGAATCAGAGCCTTTTTAAACTTTGGGCATACGCTCGGCCATGCTGTTGAAGCCGAATATGGATATGGAGAGATCACGCATGGAGACGCCGTTGCCTTAGGCATGCAATTCGCCTTGTTTGTCAGTGAAAAGGTCCTGAATGCTCCGATTGATGTCAAAGGCATGTCAAACTGGCTGCAAAAGCTCGGCTACCCGGGAAGCGTGAAAAAAGAGATATCAACAGAAGCGCTGGTCAACCGAATGATGAATGACAAAAAAACGCGCGGTGGAATCATTCAATTTGTCCTGCTTGATGAGATCGGCAGTGTACATCTCAGCTCCTTTGAAGCTCGGGAAATCGAACGATGGCTGAATCTGTGGAGATTGGAGGGAGACGAATGA
- the trpC gene encoding indole-3-glycerol phosphate synthase TrpC, whose protein sequence is MLNQIIERKREDLLNIMLPEDLNLPKRSFKKALLSPNRFVALIAEVKKASPSKGVIQADFQPEAIAKQYEQAGADCLSVLTDAPFFQGRNDYLSAVKRTVSLPVLRKDFIIDSIQVEEASRIGADAILLIGEALEPGKLFELHEEAVEKGMDVLVEVHGEGTLEGILNVFTPEIIGVNNRNLKTFETSVSQTEQVAKLVPDGTVLVSESGIGKKEDLTFVKACGAQAVLVGESLMREASQLKAVHALFGEAGDE, encoded by the coding sequence ATGCTTAATCAAATTATTGAAAGAAAACGGGAAGATCTGTTGAATATCATGCTGCCGGAGGATCTGAATCTGCCGAAGCGGTCATTTAAAAAGGCTCTCCTGTCTCCAAACCGATTTGTCGCGTTAATCGCCGAAGTCAAAAAAGCGTCTCCTTCAAAAGGAGTCATCCAAGCGGATTTTCAGCCGGAAGCGATTGCGAAACAATACGAACAGGCGGGCGCCGATTGTTTGTCTGTGCTGACGGACGCTCCATTTTTTCAAGGAAGAAACGATTATTTGTCAGCGGTGAAGCGCACGGTTTCCCTGCCTGTTTTGCGAAAGGACTTTATCATCGATTCGATTCAGGTTGAAGAAGCGAGCCGCATCGGAGCTGATGCGATCCTGCTGATCGGCGAGGCGCTTGAGCCCGGAAAACTATTCGAACTTCATGAAGAAGCTGTTGAAAAAGGAATGGATGTGCTCGTTGAAGTTCATGGGGAAGGGACGCTTGAAGGGATCTTAAACGTCTTTACGCCTGAGATCATCGGTGTGAACAACCGAAATCTAAAAACCTTTGAAACTTCCGTCAGCCAGACGGAACAGGTCGCGAAACTGGTTCCGGACGGCACCGTTCTTGTCAGCGAAAGCGGCATCGGCAAAAAGGAGGATCTCACATTTGTAAAAGCCTGTGGGGCGCAAGCCGTACTTGTCGGGGAATCCTTGATGAGAGAGGCGTCACAGCTGAAAGCGGTCCATGCTTTATTCGGAGAAGCCGGCGATGAATAG
- the aroH gene encoding chorismate mutase yields MMMRGIRGATTVEQDTDKEITAKTKQLIEKMIVENKIEPEQVVQILISATSDIHAAFPAKVVRTFDGWQHVPVMCMQEMDVEHGLKQCIRVMMTVQTEKRQDEVRHVYLEKAVTLRPDLSLTKKTEL; encoded by the coding sequence ATGATGATGCGCGGGATTCGGGGAGCGACAACTGTTGAACAAGATACAGACAAAGAGATCACGGCGAAAACGAAGCAGCTGATCGAAAAAATGATTGTTGAAAATAAAATCGAACCTGAGCAAGTGGTGCAGATTTTGATCTCGGCTACTTCCGACATTCACGCCGCTTTTCCTGCCAAAGTCGTCAGAACGTTTGACGGTTGGCAGCACGTCCCCGTCATGTGCATGCAGGAAATGGATGTTGAGCATGGTCTTAAACAATGCATCAGGGTGATGATGACGGTTCAGACCGAAAAGCGCCAGGATGAAGTCCGGCACGTCTATTTGGAAAAAGCGGTGACACTCAGACCAGATTTATCATTGACAAAAAAGACTGAATTGTAA
- a CDS encoding protein-glutamate O-methyltransferase CheR, with translation MDNYSFFVDKWKKMTGVDLALYKEAQMKRRLTSLYEKKGFGDFREFALALEKNDRLLQETLDRMTINVSEFYRNYKRWDVLERTILPLLKPSKTLKVWSAACSTGEEPYTLSMILSRQKDLSDYQIIATDIDDKVLAKAKEGIYQERSLQEVPKEMKERFFTQNGSRFTVKDDIRKNIRFQKHNLLADPYEKDFDIIVCRNVLIYFTEDAKETIYHKFGKSLKKNGVLFVGSTEQIFNPEKYGFRSTDTFFYQKS, from the coding sequence AAGAGGCGCAAATGAAAAGAAGGCTGACATCCCTTTATGAAAAGAAGGGATTTGGCGATTTTCGGGAGTTTGCTCTCGCCCTTGAAAAGAATGACCGTCTTCTGCAGGAGACGTTAGACAGGATGACGATTAATGTTTCTGAATTTTACAGAAACTATAAAAGATGGGATGTGCTCGAGAGAACGATTCTTCCGCTGTTAAAGCCTTCCAAAACACTGAAGGTTTGGAGTGCGGCGTGCTCAACGGGAGAAGAGCCTTATACATTATCGATGATTTTAAGCAGGCAGAAGGATCTGTCAGACTATCAAATCATCGCCACTGATATTGATGACAAGGTGCTTGCCAAAGCAAAAGAAGGAATTTATCAGGAGAGATCCCTGCAGGAAGTGCCGAAAGAAATGAAGGAACGGTTTTTCACACAAAATGGAAGCCGTTTTACCGTTAAAGATGACATTCGAAAAAACATCCGCTTTCAAAAACACAATTTATTGGCTGATCCTTACGAAAAAGACTTTGATATTATCGTATGCCGAAACGTATTAATCTATTTTACGGAGGATGCGAAAGAGACGATCTATCATAAATTCGGCAAAAGTCTGAAGAAAAACGGCGTTTTGTTTGTGGGAAGCACCGAACAGATCTTCAATCCGGAAAAATACGGTTTCCGGTCAACAGATACGTTTTTCTATCAAAAAAGTTAG
- the trpE gene encoding anthranilate synthase component I gives MTYQSDFSSFMEDTSHFRTIPIIESFSVDTLTPVQMVEKLENDIVYLLESKDDTSAWSRYSFIGLRPFLTIKEEFGRFHACGEDMEKLYTASQLKEVLQWMSETCLIKAPDLDIPFTGGAVGYLSYDLMPLVEPAIKRHEKETEMAKCLLFVCSTMIAYDHEQKKLHFIQYVRLNGSETENEKSLLFQQAKNELKKLTKRLADRKTAKELFLPQGRYDTPSFEHVQSTYEKPQFLADVERLKEYIRAGDIFQGVLSQRFDIPVKVSSFELYRVLRMINPSPYMYYIKLPDRELVGSSPERLIHVQNGHLEIHPIAGTRKRGADHAEDERLKKELLADEKEKAEHYMLVDLARNDIGRVAEYGSVQVPEFTKIVSFSHVMHIISIVTGSLKADVHPVDALMSAFPAGTLTGAPKIRAMQLLNELEPAPRETYGGCIAYIGFDGNIDSCITIRTMSVKDGVASIQAGAGIVADSVPENEWEETCNKAGALLKTIQIAEDMFLEKEEDGNERTAEIMR, from the coding sequence TTGACATATCAAAGCGATTTTTCCTCGTTTATGGAGGACACTTCACATTTTAGAACGATTCCCATTATAGAAAGCTTTTCCGTCGATACGCTGACACCTGTTCAAATGGTTGAAAAGCTTGAAAATGACATCGTGTATTTGCTGGAAAGCAAAGACGACACATCGGCATGGTCAAGATATTCGTTTATCGGACTCCGCCCTTTTTTGACGATTAAAGAAGAATTCGGTCGGTTTCATGCTTGCGGAGAGGACATGGAGAAGCTATACACCGCTTCACAGCTAAAGGAAGTTCTTCAATGGATGTCGGAAACATGCTTAATTAAGGCGCCTGATCTTGATATACCGTTTACCGGCGGCGCCGTAGGTTATTTAAGCTATGATCTGATGCCGCTTGTTGAGCCGGCCATCAAAAGGCATGAAAAGGAAACAGAGATGGCAAAATGTCTGCTGTTTGTCTGCAGCACCATGATCGCTTATGATCATGAGCAGAAAAAACTGCACTTTATTCAATATGTAAGGCTTAACGGCAGTGAAACAGAGAACGAAAAATCGCTGCTGTTTCAACAGGCTAAAAATGAGCTGAAAAAACTTACAAAAAGGCTGGCAGACCGAAAAACGGCGAAAGAGCTTTTTCTCCCGCAAGGACGGTATGACACTCCAAGCTTTGAACATGTTCAATCAACATATGAAAAACCGCAGTTTTTAGCCGATGTCGAACGATTAAAAGAGTACATTAGAGCGGGGGACATCTTTCAAGGAGTGCTTTCCCAAAGGTTTGATATCCCGGTCAAGGTCAGTTCCTTCGAGCTGTACAGAGTGCTGAGAATGATCAATCCGTCGCCATACATGTACTATATCAAGCTGCCTGACCGCGAGCTTGTCGGAAGCTCCCCGGAACGGCTGATCCACGTCCAAAACGGCCATCTTGAAATCCATCCGATCGCCGGAACGAGAAAAAGAGGAGCAGACCATGCCGAAGACGAGCGCCTGAAAAAAGAGCTTTTGGCAGATGAAAAAGAAAAAGCCGAGCACTATATGCTCGTCGATTTGGCGAGAAACGACATCGGCAGAGTCGCCGAATACGGATCGGTTCAGGTGCCCGAGTTTACAAAAATCGTTTCCTTCTCCCATGTCATGCACATTATATCGATCGTAACCGGTTCGCTGAAAGCAGATGTCCATCCGGTTGACGCTTTAATGAGCGCTTTTCCCGCCGGCACGCTGACAGGGGCGCCGAAAATCAGGGCGATGCAGCTTTTAAATGAGCTGGAGCCCGCCCCGAGGGAAACGTATGGAGGATGCATCGCTTATATCGGCTTTGACGGCAATATTGACTCTTGCATTACGATCCGCACGATGAGCGTCAAAGACGGTGTGGCCTCCATCCAGGCCGGTGCGGGGATTGTGGCTGATTCAGTCCCCGAAAATGAATGGGAAGAAACGTGTAATAAGGCCGGTGCTTTGCTGAAAACGATCCAAATAGCTGAGGATATGTTTCTGGAAAAGGAGGAGGACGGCAATGAACGAACTGCTGAAATCATGCGTTAA
- the trpB gene encoding tryptophan synthase subunit beta has protein sequence MYSYPNEQGRFGDFGGKFVPETLMQPLEEIEKAFRQLKDDPSFQEEYKKLLFEYSGRPTALTFADQLTKRLGGAKIYLKREDLNHTGAHKINNALGQALLAKKMGKTKLIAETGAGQHGVAAATVAAKFGMSCIVFMGEEDVARQSLNVFRMKLLGAEVVPVSSGNGTLKDATNEAIRYWVQHCQDHFYMIGSVVGPHPYPYIVREFQRMIGDEAKAQFYETEGKLPDKVVACVGGGSNAIGMFTSFIEEPVELIGVEAAGKGVNTPLHAATITKGTKGVIHGSLTYLLQDEYGQIIEPYSISAGLDYPGVGPEHAHLHHTGRVRYESVTDGEAVSALKKLAETEGILPAIESAHALAKAFEMAQEMPGEKSILVCLSGRGDKDVHTLMKVLEEEVNKDVQSEKSVVR, from the coding sequence ATGTATTCATATCCGAATGAACAAGGCAGATTTGGTGATTTTGGCGGGAAGTTTGTTCCGGAAACACTCATGCAGCCTTTGGAAGAAATCGAAAAAGCGTTTCGTCAATTAAAAGATGATCCTTCATTTCAAGAGGAATACAAAAAACTGTTATTTGAATATTCGGGACGCCCGACCGCTCTGACCTTTGCAGACCAGCTGACAAAGCGCTTGGGCGGAGCGAAAATTTATTTGAAGCGCGAGGATTTGAACCATACCGGCGCCCATAAAATCAACAACGCGCTCGGCCAGGCGCTGCTCGCTAAGAAAATGGGAAAAACGAAGCTGATCGCTGAAACAGGTGCCGGACAGCACGGAGTCGCCGCGGCAACCGTGGCCGCAAAGTTCGGCATGTCGTGCATCGTGTTTATGGGTGAGGAAGATGTTGCAAGACAGTCGCTCAATGTTTTCCGCATGAAGCTTTTGGGGGCGGAAGTCGTCCCGGTCTCAAGCGGAAATGGAACGTTGAAAGACGCGACAAACGAAGCGATCAGATACTGGGTCCAGCATTGCCAGGATCATTTTTATATGATCGGGTCAGTTGTCGGGCCGCATCCATACCCTTATATTGTAAGAGAATTTCAGCGGATGATCGGTGATGAAGCGAAGGCGCAGTTTTATGAAACGGAGGGGAAACTTCCCGATAAAGTGGTCGCCTGTGTCGGCGGCGGAAGCAATGCAATCGGGATGTTCACTTCATTTATTGAAGAGCCTGTCGAGCTGATCGGTGTTGAAGCTGCGGGCAAAGGCGTCAACACGCCCCTTCATGCCGCCACGATTACAAAAGGTACCAAAGGTGTGATACACGGCTCTTTGACCTATCTGCTTCAAGATGAATACGGTCAGATCATTGAACCGTATTCCATCTCGGCCGGACTCGACTATCCGGGCGTCGGTCCTGAGCACGCCCATCTTCATCATACAGGCCGCGTCCGCTATGAATCGGTAACAGACGGCGAGGCTGTCTCGGCATTAAAAAAACTTGCGGAGACAGAGGGCATTTTGCCGGCGATCGAGTCGGCCCATGCGCTGGCTAAAGCATTTGAAATGGCACAAGAAATGCCGGGAGAAAAAAGTATTCTGGTTTGCCTGTCAGGCAGGGGAGACAAAGACGTCCACACCTTGATGAAGGTGTTGGAAGAAGAGGTGAATAAAGATGTTCAATCTGAAAAATCAGTCGTCAGATAA
- the trpD gene encoding anthranilate phosphoribosyltransferase, with translation MNELLKSCVNGRTLNEEEANNIMHLMMNGELTEAEIGGLLSVLAYRGETVEEVTGFVRAMREKAFTIAGPERVVDTCGTGGDGNSTFNISTAAAIIASAAGAKIAKHGNRSVSSKSGSADVLEYLGVSIQTTPEETKRSIERRNMGFLYAPSYHSSMKHVTVPRKALGFRTVFNLLGPLSNPMKAKRQVIGVYSFEKAKLMAGALESFEPDHVLLVSSRDGLDELSITSPTDVIELKDGKRYEYTVDPNDVGLPAGKFSDIQVETPEESGRLIIDILKNRSAESALHIAAFNAGAALYVAGQAGGLKEGVEMALETIASGEALSQLERLKQKEEEMYA, from the coding sequence ATGAACGAACTGCTGAAATCATGCGTTAATGGCCGCACACTGAATGAAGAAGAAGCGAACAACATCATGCATCTGATGATGAACGGTGAACTGACTGAAGCTGAAATTGGAGGGCTGCTATCCGTTCTCGCCTACCGGGGGGAGACCGTCGAAGAAGTCACCGGTTTTGTCAGAGCGATGCGGGAGAAAGCTTTTACAATCGCCGGTCCTGAACGTGTTGTCGATACGTGCGGGACGGGTGGAGACGGCAATTCGACTTTCAACATTTCCACTGCTGCAGCCATTATTGCGTCAGCCGCCGGGGCTAAAATTGCCAAACACGGAAATCGATCGGTTTCTTCGAAAAGCGGGAGTGCGGACGTGCTGGAATACCTCGGCGTTTCCATACAGACGACGCCTGAGGAAACAAAACGCAGTATTGAACGGCGCAATATGGGGTTCTTATATGCGCCAAGCTATCATTCTTCCATGAAGCATGTCACCGTGCCGAGAAAGGCTCTCGGATTTAGAACGGTGTTTAATCTGCTTGGACCGCTCAGCAACCCGATGAAGGCGAAACGCCAGGTCATCGGCGTCTACTCCTTTGAGAAAGCGAAGCTGATGGCCGGAGCTTTAGAATCCTTTGAACCGGATCATGTCCTGTTGGTTTCCAGCAGGGACGGCCTTGATGAGCTGTCCATCACATCGCCGACAGATGTGATAGAACTGAAAGACGGCAAAAGATATGAATATACCGTCGACCCGAACGATGTGGGGCTGCCGGCGGGGAAGTTTAGCGATATCCAGGTAGAGACGCCTGAAGAGAGCGGCCGCCTCATCATCGATATCCTGAAAAACCGGAGTGCTGAATCGGCGCTTCACATCGCTGCGTTCAACGCCGGAGCCGCTTTGTATGTCGCCGGTCAGGCGGGCGGTTTGAAAGAAGGGGTTGAAATGGCGCTTGAAACCATCGCAAGCGGTGAAGCGCTCAGCCAGCTGGAGCGATTAAAACAGAAAGAGGAAGAGATGTATGCTTAA
- the aroC gene encoding chorismate synthase gives MRYLTAGESHGPQLTTIIEGVPAGLQITKEDISYELQRRQKGYGRGRRMQIEKDEAQITSGVRHGRSLGSPIALVVENNDWKHWTKIMGSEPITAEEESEMKRQISRPRPGHADLNGAIKYGHRDMRNVLERSSARETTVRVAAGAVAKKILSQLGIKVAGHVLEIGGVKAEQTNYASIEELQKVTEESPVRCYDEEAGKKMMAAIDEAKANGDSIGGIVEVIVEGVPVGVGSYVHYDRKLDSKLAAAVLSINAFKGVEFGIGFEAARKNGSEVHDEIIWDEQKGYTRATNRLGGLEGGMTTGMPIVVRGVMKPIPTLYKPLKSVDIETKEPFTASIERSDSCAVPAASVVAEAVVAWEIANAVVEQFGVDQMDRIAENVEKMRRLAREF, from the coding sequence ATGAGGTATTTAACAGCCGGGGAATCTCACGGCCCGCAGCTTACGACAATTATTGAAGGGGTTCCAGCAGGACTTCAAATCACGAAAGAAGACATCAGCTATGAGCTGCAGAGACGTCAAAAAGGCTACGGTCGCGGACGGCGGATGCAAATTGAAAAAGATGAGGCGCAAATTACAAGCGGCGTAAGGCACGGGCGTTCTCTCGGATCGCCGATCGCCCTTGTCGTTGAAAACAATGACTGGAAGCATTGGACGAAAATCATGGGCTCCGAACCGATTACAGCCGAAGAGGAAAGCGAAATGAAGCGCCAGATTTCAAGGCCGAGACCTGGTCATGCCGATTTAAACGGCGCGATCAAATACGGCCACAGGGATATGCGAAATGTGCTTGAGCGTTCTTCCGCAAGGGAGACAACCGTTCGGGTTGCGGCGGGTGCTGTCGCTAAAAAGATTCTCTCACAGCTCGGCATAAAAGTGGCCGGCCATGTGCTTGAAATCGGCGGCGTCAAGGCCGAACAAACAAATTACGCTTCAATCGAAGAGCTGCAAAAAGTGACGGAAGAATCTCCTGTCAGATGCTATGACGAGGAAGCGGGCAAAAAAATGATGGCAGCGATCGACGAGGCGAAAGCAAATGGAGATTCCATCGGCGGAATCGTCGAAGTGATCGTCGAAGGAGTTCCGGTCGGAGTCGGCAGCTATGTTCATTATGACAGGAAACTCGACAGCAAGCTCGCGGCTGCTGTTTTAAGCATCAATGCATTTAAAGGCGTTGAATTTGGCATCGGTTTTGAAGCGGCAAGGAAAAACGGCAGTGAAGTCCATGACGAAATTATTTGGGATGAACAAAAAGGCTATACGCGGGCCACGAACCGTCTGGGCGGACTTGAAGGCGGAATGACAACAGGCATGCCGATTGTCGTCAGAGGCGTTATGAAGCCGATTCCGACATTATATAAACCGCTGAAAAGCGTTGACATCGAGACGAAAGAGCCGTTCACAGCCAGCATTGAACGTTCCGATTCCTGTGCTGTCCCTGCGGCAAGCGTTGTGGCAGAAGCTGTAGTGGCATGGGAGATCGCCAATGCGGTCGTCGAACAGTTTGGCGTCGATCAAATGGATCGCATCGCTGAAAACGTCGAGAAAATGAGAAGACTTGCGAGGGAGTTTTAA
- the hisC gene encoding histidinol-phosphate transaminase, with protein MQIKEQLKQLKPYQPGKPIEAVKKEFNLEKVVKLASNENPYGCSEAAKEAIQTEIQQMALYPDGYSAALRTKLAGHLGVNETNIILGNGTDEVIQIISRSLLGPGLNTVMANPTFSQYKHNAVIEGAEIREIDLLEDGCHDLDSMLEAIDEQTKVVWVCSPNNPTGTYESEQKLLRFLEKVPEHVLIVVDEAYYEYVTAEDYPETIPLLKRYPNLMILRTFSKAYGLAALRVGYGIASEQLVQAIEPARQPFNTNRLGQAAALAALGDQAFIKDCVRKNNEGLKQYYDFCSEHGLKYFPSQTNFVLIDFKRNGDDLFRELLTKGYIVRSGNALGFPTYIRISVGTKQQNEAFLKTLAGML; from the coding sequence TTGCAAATCAAAGAACAATTAAAGCAGTTAAAGCCTTACCAGCCAGGCAAACCGATTGAAGCGGTCAAAAAAGAATTCAATCTGGAAAAAGTCGTCAAGCTTGCTTCAAACGAAAATCCGTACGGCTGTTCAGAAGCGGCCAAAGAAGCGATTCAGACTGAAATCCAGCAAATGGCGCTTTATCCAGACGGCTATAGCGCCGCACTGAGAACAAAGCTTGCGGGGCACCTTGGCGTAAACGAAACGAACATCATCTTAGGAAACGGGACAGATGAGGTCATTCAGATCATCTCCCGTTCTTTGCTGGGGCCGGGTCTAAACACCGTCATGGCGAACCCGACATTCTCACAATACAAACATAATGCAGTCATCGAAGGTGCAGAGATCCGGGAAATCGATCTGCTTGAGGACGGATGTCATGATCTCGATTCCATGCTTGAGGCGATCGATGAACAAACGAAGGTCGTCTGGGTTTGCAGCCCGAATAACCCGACCGGCACTTATGAATCAGAGCAAAAGCTGCTCCGCTTTTTGGAAAAAGTGCCGGAGCACGTGCTCATTGTTGTCGATGAAGCGTATTATGAATATGTAACAGCAGAGGATTATCCGGAGACCATTCCGCTTTTAAAACGCTACCCGAATCTGATGATTCTCAGAACGTTTTCCAAAGCATACGGTTTGGCTGCTTTAAGGGTCGGATACGGCATCGCTTCAGAACAGCTGGTTCAGGCGATTGAACCGGCGAGACAGCCGTTTAATACAAATCGGCTTGGTCAGGCTGCCGCGCTGGCCGCCCTTGGCGACCAGGCGTTTATCAAAGATTGTGTTAGGAAAAACAATGAAGGGCTTAAGCAGTACTACGATTTCTGCTCTGAGCATGGGCTGAAGTATTTTCCTTCACAAACGAACTTTGTGCTGATCGACTTTAAGCGGAATGGCGACGATCTCTTCCGCGAACTGCTTACAAAGGGCTATATCGTCAGATCCGGAAATGCGCTCGGCTTCCCGACTTATATCAGAATTTCCGTCGGCACGAAACAACAAAACGAAGCGTTTTTAAAAACTTTAGCCGGTATGTTGTAA
- a CDS encoding phosphoribosylanthranilate isomerase, which translates to MNRPSLKYCGIHSLEDLRLTVRSKADYLGFIFADSKRAADPAVVKSWRSQVDTGEKKLVGVFVNEDCRRIAEIVKDVRLDVIQLHGDETVEDIKHLRSITDCEIWKALHHGSETIAKMKAAAPYADGFVIDSSVKGMRGGTGISFSWESVPEYKETAAGAGKRLLIAGGVNPESVADLLRWEPPGIDLASGIEENGHKSGKLINLLEERMYNHVFISE; encoded by the coding sequence ATGAATAGACCAAGCTTAAAATATTGCGGGATTCATTCTTTGGAAGATTTGCGGCTGACGGTCCGATCGAAGGCGGACTACCTTGGATTTATTTTTGCGGACAGCAAACGGGCGGCAGATCCCGCCGTTGTGAAAAGCTGGCGCAGTCAGGTTGATACGGGAGAAAAAAAGCTTGTCGGCGTGTTTGTCAATGAGGATTGCCGCCGCATCGCCGAAATTGTAAAAGACGTTCGGTTGGACGTCATTCAGCTTCACGGGGATGAAACGGTGGAGGATATCAAGCATCTCAGAAGTATAACAGATTGCGAGATTTGGAAGGCGCTTCACCACGGTAGCGAAACGATCGCGAAAATGAAAGCCGCCGCACCCTATGCAGACGGGTTTGTCATTGACTCTTCCGTAAAGGGCATGAGGGGAGGAACAGGCATTTCATTTTCATGGGAAAGCGTCCCGGAATATAAAGAAACGGCTGCCGGGGCAGGTAAGCGCCTGTTGATTGCCGGAGGCGTCAATCCCGAAAGCGTAGCAGATCTTCTGCGCTGGGAGCCGCCGGGCATCGATCTGGCAAGCGGAATTGAAGAGAACGGGCATAAAAGCGGAAAGCTGATCAACCTTTTAGAAGAAAGGATGTACAATCATGTATTCATATCCGAATGA